A region from the Desulfitobacterium dehalogenans ATCC 51507 genome encodes:
- a CDS encoding toxic anion resistance protein, which yields MEEIKLDFGNEVQASPAKIKDEPGGVSLASLTTEEQKLVLEFVDKIDITDSNSIVTYGSGAQTKLAKFADDTLANVKTKDSGEAGKLLTDLVVTIKNFDATGESKGFLGNLFGKAKTEIDRLIARYSDVEVNIDKISNMLQAHRHTMLKDIVMYDEMYKTNLVYFKELTMYIVAGKEKIKEMNEKVLPALRERVAQSGDEAEAQKLNDLANAVNRFEKKVYDLQLSRQISLQMGPQIRLIQNNDAQLADKIQSSIVNSIPLWKNQMVLSLGLANAKAALEAQTKVTDMTNDLLKKNSEILKAGTLGVAKESERGIVSIETIKKVNQDLIETISGVLDIQRKGKEERLAAESELASIESELKQTLISIRQ from the coding sequence ATGGAAGAGATAAAATTAGACTTCGGCAACGAGGTACAAGCATCACCGGCGAAAATCAAGGATGAGCCTGGCGGCGTCAGCCTGGCTTCCTTAACGACTGAGGAGCAAAAGCTGGTTTTGGAATTTGTGGATAAAATCGATATTACGGACAGCAACTCCATCGTTACCTATGGTTCCGGTGCCCAGACAAAGCTGGCAAAATTTGCGGACGACACCCTGGCAAATGTTAAAACAAAGGATTCGGGTGAGGCGGGCAAGCTGCTTACCGATTTGGTCGTAACCATAAAGAACTTTGATGCCACCGGTGAGAGCAAGGGCTTTTTAGGCAATCTGTTCGGAAAGGCCAAAACGGAAATTGACAGGCTGATTGCACGCTACAGCGATGTGGAAGTCAACATTGACAAGATAAGTAACATGCTGCAGGCTCACCGTCATACTATGCTTAAGGACATTGTCATGTACGATGAAATGTATAAAACGAATCTGGTGTACTTTAAAGAGCTGACCATGTATATCGTGGCGGGCAAAGAAAAAATTAAGGAAATGAATGAAAAAGTGCTGCCTGCACTCAGAGAGCGGGTTGCCCAATCAGGGGATGAGGCAGAGGCGCAAAAGCTGAATGATTTGGCCAATGCGGTAAACCGCTTTGAAAAGAAGGTCTATGACCTGCAGCTCAGCCGTCAGATATCCCTGCAGATGGGACCGCAGATCCGCCTGATTCAAAACAACGATGCTCAGCTGGCTGACAAAATACAGTCATCTATCGTCAATTCCATACCTCTGTGGAAAAACCAGATGGTTCTATCTCTCGGTCTGGCCAATGCCAAGGCCGCCCTTGAAGCGCAGACCAAGGTTACGGACATGACCAACGATCTTTTGAAGAAAAACTCCGAAATTCTTAAAGCAGGCACTCTGGGTGTGGCTAAGGAAAGCGAAAGAGGAATTGTATCCATAGAAACCATAAAAAAGGTCAATCAGGATTTAATAGAAACCATTAGCGGCGTGCTGGACATTCAAAGAAAGGGCAAAGAGGAAAGATTGGCCGCTGAGTCGGAGCTGGCTTCGATAGAATCTGAACTTAAACAGACATTGATATCTATAAGACAGTAA